TGCCACTTTCCCTCCCTCCAAAAGGATGCTGAATGGACAACACTTAAGGGAGAAGGGGAGCCTTATGCCTCTTATCCTTTTAAGGCTTTCAAGACAAAAGGGTGTCGTGCAAGCCTTAAACATCCAAAAAGActaatttttgtttagaaGATCTAGTAATGATAACAAATTGCAATCGCAATTTAAGGGAAAGCATTCAACTCTGCTAGTAATGTAAAAATTAAGATGTCCCAAAAACAATACCATAAGGAAAAAGCACCTATCCACTTACCCTTTTGAACCCCTTAAGAACTCCAACgtcttatcatttaaatatgTGTCGGAGATTAaattaggcatttctaatacttttaaggcgaattgatcagTGTTGAGTAATGAATAACATGACTGATGTATAACTGTTTAACACTAGATATGTGCGACAGTATGGGCTGCCATCGAGTGTGGCTCAGTGTGCGGTTGAGAGAATTCATTCTTAATTCCTTCTGGAATTCAACCTGAACGCACGACGAGACTTGCTGCACCAACCTAGTGACAAAAATGGAAGCCAATAATGAAAACAACGATTCAGGAATCCCTGAAATCCTCAACTCgccgatatatgtatattgtatataacTATAACTATCTCATAACCGTAATCCTCatctttaaatataaatataaaataaatatttctcttAGCCTTAGCTAACTTATAAATTGGGCGTAATTTGCAATTACTGTTCAATTCAGATTATATTCATTTTCAAGATACGCAGTTTACCAGTTGCATTTAAAATAAGATTCATCTGGGTtatggttctttttttttggggaattttaatttcatttaaagggctttttctttatttctctgtgttttattttgtgtttgtgtataaattgttgtggttttttgaaatgttgtacctacaacaaaaaaacagtaaattttaaatcaactACAAAATTAAATGTGTAATGAAGTTTCTAAGCATTTGAATAAATGATTCTGTAAGtgattaataaatatttcagcTTTATATGTCCTCGAGAATTCTGgttaacttttaatttttcatcaaCTTTTCGACAATGTTCATTTGCTTAATAAAAGTCACCACAGAAAATGCCAATTTAGCCACCTTCGGTAGaatgaaaaagaaaccaaacaTTTAGTTCAAGAACAAATGATttctaaaatttaattaccTTGATATTGGTTTGCATGCAAATGGGAAATATCGATCCAGCGGTAAAAGTAATCGGTTGCTGAGCATTATGAATGAACTGAATGAGAGTCGATTTATAGCGACGACTTGATCCAATCCAATTTGAATGAAATAAAGCCAAAGCTAATCGGTCGCAATCGTTTATAATTAGGTCACAAACGTAACAAAATGGAAATGTCTGAGACATCAatccaaatatatatacaacacATAACAATCCAATCCAACAGTCAGCGAAAAAGAATAAATTGACTAAAGTACAGCCCAAAATAGCGCCAATCAGTATAAATTGAACAAAagtattaaatgaaaatagtaATCGCACTACGTCGGCGTATCTAAACAAAGAGAACAAATGTGAAACTTTATCATTTCAAGTCCCATTTAATACATACTCCAAAATAAGTTTATGCTGCGTTATGCATTTAGTTAGTTCATCATAGCTTTCCTGCTCTGTCTCTTCGGGATTTGTCCGGAGTTGTTGAACCCTTTTTCGGAGATTTTTCAAGTGAACTCTCAACAATAAGCAATAAATGACATTAAAAACATCCATGAGCAGCTGTTGTACAATTGCAAATGATAGAATGATAATTTCTATACTGGAGACAATCCATAGATTCGTTGTGCTCGATCGCCAATCGATAAATGGATTATAAAGTCGCCATGGTGGCATTTTATGAAGGGCGCCGTTCAGAAACGATAATACAAAATAGCCGTAATAGAGAAACGAATATATTATAAAGATTACATTGCATCGTGTAACCCAATAACGAATCGTATGACGATCCGCTTTATTCACACAGAATTCATCCAAACGCTCCAGAAGGTTCTTGGTTTTTTCGTATTTAGGTAGATATAGGTACAGTGCCAGAATTTTTAAAGAACATCCTGCATCATTCAATACAGTTTCTAGCAATGTTAAATACTCGCCAGGCTTATAATCTTTGATGTCCTTGACACAACCCATTATCATTCCAAAaggcaaatatacaatacaccAAATTATTACCAGTCCTCTAAACATCAAGTACAACTTTCGTCCTTTCGATGGCGGCAACCAACCAACCGCAGTCATTCCATACTCGAAATAGGTAAAGGCATCTGTAGATGATTTCATATCTTGCGGTCCAGGGTTCCTCAATAGCTCAAAtatcattgttgttgtttcacCTTTAATTTTCTATTGTTTAACTTCCTTTTGATTTTCTTATGTAACTGTGAAAAATCATTAGAATCCTCTAGTATTTATAACATTTACTATCGCAAAGTTTACGCAACTTGCTAATCAATTAGCAACACTTGTGCTGACTGTAGAAGTTTACCCACAATTAAACAGAATATTTGATGCAATAAACGATTTTTGTACCATTCAACCATAGGAAGAAACGGTATATTAAAGCCgataaaatgtattttaaagACAGACttgtccgtccgtatgaacgcCGAGATCTCGGACACTTAATGACCTAGagccatcaaatttggttAGTGTAGAATGAACGATGATCAAGTTCATTTATAattcattttgaaaaatttaatatacccGGTCACCTTATTAATGCACGGTACAAGGAGTACAGTCTTAAAGGTCTTAAGGTCACAAATATTCTGCCTAGACATACAAATAAGTATGTGTAGTGCTCGGGATTTGCTGAGAGGTCCGGTGAGAAATATATCAGAAtgtcaattaattaaataataatgattATCCTGATTGTAAGTTGTGATGACACTATTATTCATCTCATAACCAATAGTCGATTATTTTGCTCAAGCTAAAAACAAATAAGAGCCAAGTAGAGCCCAATTAGGAAGAGCTCAacctttttatatatgtatgtacatatgtttatatCTTGGAGTTAAAACGACATCATGTTTTGCCACtaaacttatatatatgtatgctttatggataaatatttcaaaacgaaccaaaaaaaattttaaaaaatcattTCCAGTTTTCTTTGCTTAACCGTGATTAATAACACTGTGAtagtttttttcaaaaagaCATGGCAAAATCCAAGAGGTTGCCCTATTTCGGGTCCTGCGAATCGCACGGTGGTTTCATACACATACGATTAATTTTGCAACTCAATAATCGATTAATCTTTTTTCTTGCCATCACTAAAATTGTAAcgatttattgttgttgttggatcATGTGTTGAACTAGTGTGGGAACGTGTTCTCTTCCAAGTGTTCTTTTTTGGTCTCGTTGTCGTTTTCTATTTTCTTCACTTGATCCTTATTGCTCACTTGCTCTTAATTTTAACACTCACTCATAAGCAAGCCTACACTGGTCCACGTTATCGGAAATAGCTGTTCACGTGATCATTTTTGCTAATTTGTAAGGTGTAATTGTTAAAAGAATTTACAATGCTTATGCTGAGCAACTGAGTAGATAGCTGAATGAAGtgaacgaaaatgaaaaataacaAGATAACAAAATGAGCAATATTTAACCAACACTAATATGGACTGAAAAAGTACTTTTGGCTGGTGGGACGCAAATCGATCCTAAAGCCAGTATGGACCTATGGAGTGCTGACCTGGGGCACTGCCAGTAGTATGTCTTGCATGAAAATTATTCAGCGGTTTCAGAACAAAATACTGAGAATTACGTCTTCTACAACAAACGCGTAGATCCACAGGACGTTGGGAATCGCATGGGTGAAGGCAGAAATCGCCAGACTTATCTAGATAGGCACACCAGCCCCTGGCCATCAATTTGCTGGACAACACCATCTCGACAAGGCGCCTAAGACGACACCATACCCTTAACCTCACACAAAAGGAAAGTAggttgtcaaaaaaaaaaacttttttcgtagcttaaaacaaatttcttcGTTAGCAAACGATTGCTTCTAAACTGTTTCTATTACTTATAATGCCTTGGATGAAAACGTTCCCTTATAAAAATATAGTTCCTTTACTAATTTCTTTATCGTACCTTTTAATGATCGTTGTCGTTTAGATTTAGTAGTTTGATTTTCATCGCTCGATGCTCCATGTATGTACAGTGAGTCCAAAAAATATTGGCACACTTGAAAAATCCAACTTCTAAGAGCTGTAACTTTTTTGTTAACACAGCTAGAAGTAAATGAAACATTACATTTATTAAActcatatattatatttaatcttgaacaaaaaaaaaattaaatttcagcTTTGGTTAATTTgcaatatacaaaaatgtaaatataggcataaattttcatcaaaaaAGTTTTGGCACAAGAAACGTAATCAGTTTTATCCAAAGCAACTGAAACACGCTAATATTTTGTTGGTCCTCCTTCGACCCCAAACGTTCCTTCATGCTGTTTACCAATTTGGGTGCCTTTCATTAGTTTGTTTTATCAAAGTTGTTCAACTTTTTGATTTCTAAAATATTGTATCGAATTGATTGTCGATGTCATtataaaacaatttgaaacTATCAATTCTCGATTAGAAGgttctttttgttatttctgAGTTTAAAGCCTCTTTTCATCGGCTGATAGATCTTAAACTAGAACTTTCCCCTTTGCTCCACCCCCAACAAACATGTCTACTTgagtttgtatgtgtgtgtgtgtgtgtttctgctCTCGGTTTCTCGGTTAAGTGACTGACAGGCAAGCGCTTAATTTAACGGTAATTTGTGTAGAACACTCCAATAGAAGAAGAGGggtaaaagaagaaaaagaagaagagctCAGCTTGCAACTGCggcttctgcttctgcttttgctgctgGGCTGTCTTGGCTGCGGTCGCTGTTGGCGCTGCGCAGGCGCACAATTTACAGTTGTTTAGCCTCTGCCAATGGCTACGCCTAATTGGTTGCTCTCTTGTacgcagttgttgttgttgctgttggtacTTATTGTAAAtatgaattattattattatttttttttttgccttcgTCTTATTATTAAAGCGGGCGAGTTTATCTcttttttccccatttttgCCTCCTTTTTTTCGTCacagaaataaatttatttgttttcattattgttgttgttattgcagAAATTGtgtaataaataatttacGCTGGCTTTTGCAGCGTGCCACATAATCATATTCAATAACGAATGCGTACTTAAAATTTAGCGATACGACTATAAAAATACCGTTTAAAATTTATGCCAAAGTATAAATTTTAGATGAAGCATTTTGCTTTTAATTATCGTTCTCCTTTTCCTTTCAAACAAAAGGATTCTAAATAGGTGTTACTTCAATATTTAAACCATTTTCTCCATCTTTCTCATCTCTCTTCGTTTCTGTAAGATCTCATAGAACTCAAAATGTGGGTTGATTGGCGAAAAATCCTTGAAAGTATTTTTTAAAAGATCagaaatacatttttgaaGTGttagttttccatttattcAACTAATTTTAATATGTACATTTGATTTCTAATATACTAAAAGTTAAAACTTAATGCTACATAAGCAATGTCTACttaaatatacaatacatacatacatatattagcTATTTCTGCTCAacgaatatgtatgtacacattGCAGGATTCATTTTCTGGATTAAAGGCTTTAAAAATAAGTTcttaaaatgtacatatgtatgtatgtaaatacatacatattaaagACACCAAACAAAAGACTCCAACATCCTTTGCTAAAATTTGGaatctttaatatatacttacttcatttgagACTAGGTCATAATGTCATATCTCAATTGATTTTATAACAAATCTTAATATACCTTTTCCATATACGCACACGGTATGGCACGACCACTTGGACTTGGCTTGGCTGGGCTGGACTGGggttgggtttgggtttggggTTGTGGTTGGGGTTGGAGCCGTAAACGGGCCACAAAGTCAGCGTCAGGCCTCTGAGCCTCAGACCCGTTTAACACTCTTTGGGTCGGTGACCCAGAAATGTCAACAGGGAAGTCGtttaattttgcttttcaactcgatttgtttttatgggttttgttttcttttttttttttgcaaaaagtgaagttgttgttattcttcattattttttttttatggtttacgagctttaataaattctttttagataattttaatttcatcaCATGAAAAATGGTCACAAACATTATGCTGATTGTGCTAAAattacaacaaacaaaatccAATGGCACTCAATTTGATGACGACTCTTGTGCCTCTCATATTACGCCTAATCGgtttcaaaatgcaaaaaaaaaaaaaattcacaaaaaaagaaggagtatacatacaaacatacatatgtggaATCATTCTCCCCCGTAACACTTTTTTAGTCAGCTACGTTCCCCGCAAAAGTAATTGGAATCcccacaaaataaaaagggccaacagcagcagaagaGTCTGATAAAAGAGGCAAACAAAAATCGAGCCCCTTTTTTCAGTTTTACTTCATTTATATTATGCCTACCCTAACCAAATCAAAgggtatatatgtacattttggCATTTTATGGTATCTAAATTAATCAAGGATATGTAGGATACGTATAGAGAGACTTAACATAAAGTTGCATATACtgaattataaattattaattcaAAATAGCCAAATTTTTAGGTacaatttaaaagattttaacATTATTCTGTCTAAAAAGGGTAAAAGGAGGACGGTTTCAATCTATGACTCTTTCTCTCAGAGTTTTTTCTTGGTTCTTGTTGCATGCTTATTCATGTTCACATgtttttttgaatttcatCATCTTGGGCAATCCTTGCAACATAATTACTCGTATCTGTGAGTTTGGTAAGGGATTTTATACAAGTGCtttatttgtatgtgtttGACCTTCTTTAACTGCACCTCAGTTGAGTTGAGGCTAagagataaataattttgatatAGTCCTATTtcccctttttatttttcatactACTCAAGTCCTACtaattatttcttttatgaACATAAAATTGATTCAAGTGAGCCAGTTTACAGt
The sequence above is a segment of the Drosophila willistoni isolate 14030-0811.24 chromosome XR unlocalized genomic scaffold, UCI_dwil_1.1 Seg143, whole genome shotgun sequence genome. Coding sequences within it:
- the LOC124460650 gene encoding odorant receptor 42b-like, giving the protein MPPWRLYNPFIDWRSSTTNLWIVSSIEIIILSFAIVQQLLMDVFNVIYCLLLRVHLKNLRKRVQQLRTNPEETEQESYDELTKCITQHKLILEYVLNGTYADVVRLLFSFNTFVQFILIGAILGCTLVNLFFFADSLALFHSNWIGSSRRYKSTLIQFIHNAQQPITFTAGSIFPICMQTNIKVAKLAFSVVTFIKQMNIVEKLMKN